From a single Erpetoichthys calabaricus chromosome 1, fErpCal1.3, whole genome shotgun sequence genomic region:
- the prl2 gene encoding prolactin 2, whose product MCLNVEFKVFSAPLCVHGDSGCHFISVSDLFNRVIQYSRRMHNLSSDLYSEFEKYFLPSKNHIGSATQNCPTAKISTPNNKDNALRATGEELMQVILQLLVAWIDPLLQFYQNIAHNKEFTNFSSSKVLEMSNMLHELKTGVEKLIQKMQVMGIISNSINGLSQGESDLSSSASREVQPMNDYELLHCFRRDSNKIQNYLRILKCSIATEHAC is encoded by the exons ATGTGCTTGAATGTAGAGTTCAAAGTCTTTTCAGCACCTCTCTGTGTGCATGGAGATTCAGGATGTCATTTTATTTCTGTCTCGGACCTCTTTAACAGAGTCATCCAGTACTCCCGCAGAATGCATAATCTGTCAAGCGACCTCTACTCTGAGTTT GAGAAATACTTTCTACCAAGCAAAAATCACATAGGCAGTGCCACCCAAAATTGTCCTACAGCTAAGATTTCAACTCCCAACAACAAGGATAATGCACTGAGGGCTACA GGAGAAGAACTAATGCAAGTGATACTGCAGCTTCTGGTTGCTTGGATAGACCCGCTCCTACAGTTCTACCAAAATATTGCACATAATAAGGAGTTTACAAACTTCAGCAGCAGCAAAGTTCTGGAAATGAGTAACATGCTTCATGAGCTGAAGACTGGAGTGGAAAAATTGATACAAAAA ATGCAGGTAATGGGAATCATCAGCAATTCCATCAATGGCTTATCCCAGGGAGAATCAGACTTGTCGTCATCTGCCAGCAGAgaagttcagccaatgaatgATTATGAGCTGCTTCACTGTTTCAGACGAGATTCCAATAAAATTCAAAACTACTTGAGAATCTTAAAGTGCAGTATAGCTACTGAGCATGcgtgttaa